From the bacterium genome, the window CGCGTGATCACGATTCGGAAACAGAAAGAGGTAACTCAGCGGGACAGCGATGGCAGATAGGGGACGGCGCAAGTCGAGAACAGGTGTTGTGGCGAGAGTCGCAGTGGACAAGACGACCGTTATCGTTATCGAGCAGTTGAGAAAGCATGCGCATTACGAGAAGTATGTCAAACGTGTGCAACGGCTCTTGGTTCACGATG encodes:
- the rpsQ gene encoding 30S ribosomal protein S17, whose protein sequence is MADRGRRKSRTGVVARVAVDKTTVIVIEQLRKHAHYEKYVKRVQRLLVHDENNECRIGDRVRIMETRPLSKRKHWRLVEIVERAK